One window of Caldisericia bacterium genomic DNA carries:
- the tsf gene encoding translation elongation factor Ts, whose protein sequence is MANMELIKELREKTGASISYCKEALEATQGDIEKAIEYLRKKGLAQAEKKVGRETRQGIIHSYIHLGGRIGVMIELNCETDFVARTEDFKKLANELCLQIAFDSPKYISRDDVPQEIIEKEKEIIREQLKDMNKPPQVIEKIIEGKLEDFYKRVCLLELPYIRDDKRKVIDIIKDAIAKLGENITIKRFIRFEVGEKE, encoded by the coding sequence ATGGCAAATATGGAACTTATAAAAGAGTTAAGAGAAAAAACTGGTGCAAGTATATCTTATTGTAAAGAGGCGCTTGAGGCAACTCAAGGAGATATAGAAAAGGCAATTGAGTATCTCAGAAAAAAGGGACTTGCACAAGCAGAAAAAAAGGTTGGTAGAGAGACAAGGCAAGGAATAATTCACTCCTATATTCATCTTGGTGGGAGAATTGGTGTTATGATTGAACTTAATTGTGAAACAGACTTTGTCGCAAGAACAGAAGATTTTAAAAAACTTGCAAATGAACTTTGTCTTCAAATTGCTTTTGATTCACCAAAATATATTTCGAGAGATGATGTACCACAAGAAATAATTGAAAAAGAAAAAGAAATAATTAGAGAGCAACTAAAAGATATGAACAAACCACCCCAAGTTATTGAAAAAATAATTGAAGGAAAACTTGAAGATTTTTATAAAAGAGTTTGCCTTTTAGAACTTCCTTACATTAGAGATGATAAAAGAAAGGTAATTGATATTATAAAAGATGCAATTGCAAAACTTGGTGAGAATATAACAATAAAAAGATTCATTAGATTTGAGGTTGGTGAAAAAGAGTAG
- the rpsB gene encoding 30S ribosomal protein S2: protein MQVTMKQLLEVGAHFGHQVKRWNPKMKKYIFMERNGIHIFDLRHTIDAIDRATKLVSDLIRQGEIIIFVGTKKQAQEVVKEEAERCGMYYVNERWVGGLLTNFYEIRKRIDRLEEMIRMEERGDTQKFSYKELKEFKREKDKLIKLFGGLRGIPKIPKIIFVADTKKDVNAIIEARKVKSYVIAIVDTNCDPDLADIPIPSNDDAIRAIKLITSAIADAVIEGKEGKVIEMPREEEKIEELFLTSEEEIEEFMKEGINKGDYEEKEE, encoded by the coding sequence ATGCAAGTAACAATGAAACAACTTCTTGAAGTTGGTGCTCATTTTGGTCATCAAGTCAAAAGATGGAATCCCAAAATGAAAAAGTATATTTTTATGGAAAGAAATGGGATTCACATCTTTGATTTAAGACACACAATTGATGCAATTGATAGGGCAACAAAACTTGTCTCAGATTTAATAAGACAAGGAGAAATTATAATTTTTGTTGGAACAAAAAAACAGGCACAAGAGGTAGTAAAAGAAGAAGCAGAAAGGTGTGGAATGTACTATGTTAATGAACGTTGGGTTGGAGGGCTTTTAACAAATTTCTATGAAATTAGAAAAAGGATTGATAGATTAGAAGAGATGATAAGAATGGAAGAGAGAGGAGACACTCAAAAATTTTCATATAAAGAACTAAAAGAGTTTAAAAGAGAAAAAGATAAACTCATCAAACTTTTTGGTGGATTAAGAGGGATCCCAAAAATTCCAAAAATAATATTTGTTGCTGATACAAAAAAGGATGTAAATGCTATAATTGAAGCAAGAAAAGTAAAATCATATGTAATTGCAATAGTTGATACAAATTGTGACCCAGATCTTGCTGATATTCCAATTCCTTCAAATGATGATGCAATAAGAGCAATAAAACTAATCACATCTGCTATTGCAGATGCAGTAATTGAAGGAAAAGAGGGTAAAGTTATAGAAATGCCTCGTGAAGAAGAAAAAATTGAAGAACTCTTCTTAACAAGTGAAGAAGAAATCGAAGAGTTTATGAAAGAAGGAATTAATAAAGGCGATTATGAAGAAAAGGAGGAGTAA
- a CDS encoding M55 family metallopeptidase encodes MKIFISLDMEGISGLTYWKESEEKIVKFMTDEVLAVLDGIKDFDKDSEIVLCDSHSHGRNLDIKRIYEDVRIISGYPREFYMISGVDESFDAGIFIGYHAPVGYLNSEMDHTYSSSTIFEVKINGILVGEAEINGAFLGEFDVPVVLISGDDKLKKFSLSFFPQTTFVITKESLGRFSAKLYHPEYVHKILREETKNSLKNIKSVKPLKFDKPINIEITFVNTLMAEFASLIPNSKRLDGRRVCFESNSYKDIYNFLMASLSLAYNAKNF; translated from the coding sequence GTGAAAATATTTATTTCTCTTGATATGGAAGGAATTTCTGGTTTAACTTATTGGAAAGAAAGTGAAGAAAAAATAGTGAAGTTTATGACAGATGAAGTTTTAGCAGTTTTAGATGGAATAAAAGACTTTGATAAAGATAGTGAAATTGTATTATGTGATTCTCACTCTCATGGAAGAAATCTCGATATTAAAAGAATTTATGAGGATGTAAGAATAATTTCTGGTTATCCAAGAGAGTTTTATATGATTTCAGGAGTTGATGAAAGTTTTGATGCAGGAATTTTTATTGGATATCATGCACCAGTTGGATATTTAAATAGTGAAATGGATCACACTTATTCAAGTTCAACTATTTTTGAAGTTAAAATAAATGGAATTTTAGTTGGAGAGGCGGAAATTAATGGTGCTTTTCTTGGAGAATTTGATGTCCCAGTTGTTTTAATTTCTGGAGACGATAAACTTAAAAAATTTTCTTTATCTTTTTTCCCTCAAACAACTTTTGTTATAACAAAGGAGTCTCTTGGAAGATTTTCTGCTAAACTATACCACCCAGAGTATGTTCATAAAATTTTAAGAGAAGAGACGAAAAACTCTCTTAAAAATATTAAGAGTGTAAAACCATTAAAATTTGATAAACCAATTAATATAGAAATAACATTTGTAAATACTCTTATGGCAGAATTTGCATCTCTTATTCCAAACTCCAAAAGATTAGACGGAAGAAGAGTTTGTTTTGAATCAAATTCATATAAGGATATATATAATTTTTTGATGGCAAGTTTATCTCTTGCCTATAATGCAAAAAACTTTTAG
- a CDS encoding adenosylhomocysteinase: MDYDILDISLNKKGLNKILWAKGEMKVLNEISERFKKEKPFKGLKIACSLHITSETANLVVALKEGGAEVFLCASNPLSTKDDVAASLVKDFGIPVFGIRGEDKEKYFNHIEKVILIEPDLTVDDGGDLTVILHEKFKYLTQKIIGGTEETTTGVIRLKSMEREKLLAYPIIAVNNAKTKRFFDNRFGTGQSTIDGLLRATNILLSSKTLVVIGFGFCGKGIAERARGMGAHVIVCEVDPIKALEAYMEGYDVMKIEKSLLYGDIFITATGNKNVITKEHILKMKDGAILGNSGHFNVEIDVEGLNEISIEKKEIRDNLTEHKLINGKKVYLISHGRLMNLGAAEGHPSSVMDMSFANQALSLEYLLKNKGVLQNKVYDVPQEIDKEVAKIKLKTLGIEIDSLTEEQEKYLMSWKID; the protein is encoded by the coding sequence ATGGATTATGACATTTTAGATATTTCTTTGAACAAAAAGGGATTAAATAAAATTCTTTGGGCAAAAGGTGAGATGAAAGTTTTAAATGAAATAAGTGAAAGATTTAAAAAAGAAAAACCATTTAAAGGCCTTAAAATAGCATGTTCACTACATATAACTTCAGAGACTGCAAATCTTGTTGTTGCCTTAAAAGAAGGAGGCGCAGAAGTTTTTTTGTGTGCTTCAAATCCACTTTCCACAAAAGATGATGTTGCAGCATCTCTTGTTAAAGATTTTGGAATACCTGTTTTTGGAATAAGAGGAGAGGATAAAGAGAAATATTTTAACCATATTGAAAAAGTTATTTTAATAGAACCAGATTTAACAGTTGACGATGGAGGTGATTTAACTGTTATTCTTCATGAGAAATTTAAATATTTAACCCAAAAAATAATCGGAGGAACCGAGGAGACAACAACAGGGGTAATTAGATTAAAAAGTATGGAAAGAGAAAAACTTCTTGCCTATCCTATCATTGCTGTAAATAATGCAAAAACAAAGAGATTTTTTGATAATAGATTTGGAACTGGACAATCGACAATTGATGGTTTGCTTAGAGCAACAAACATCCTTCTTTCAAGTAAAACTTTAGTTGTTATAGGTTTTGGTTTTTGTGGAAAAGGAATTGCTGAGAGAGCAAGAGGAATGGGTGCTCATGTTATTGTATGTGAAGTTGACCCAATAAAAGCACTTGAAGCATATATGGAAGGTTATGATGTTATGAAGATTGAGAAATCTCTTCTTTATGGAGACATATTTATAACTGCAACAGGCAATAAAAATGTTATAACAAAAGAACACATTTTAAAGATGAAAGATGGTGCAATTCTTGGGAATTCTGGACACTTCAATGTTGAAATTGATGTAGAAGGTTTAAATGAAATTAGTATTGAAAAAAAAGAAATAAGAGATAATTTAACTGAACATAAATTGATAAATGGTAAAAAAGTTTATCTTATATCTCATGGAAGACTTATGAATCTTGGAGCAGCAGAAGGGCACCCATCATCAGTTATGGATATGAGTTTTGCAAATCAAGCACTTTCTCTTGAATATCTTTTAAAAAACAAAGGAGTTCTCCAAAATAAGGTATATGATGTTCCTCAAGAAATTGATAAAGAAGTTGCTAAAATTAAACTTAAAACACTCGGGATTGAAATAGATAGTTTAACAGAAGAGCAAGAAAAATATCTTATGAGTTGGAAAATTGATTAA
- the phoU gene encoding phosphate signaling complex protein PhoU, translated as MSEILDKKILDLKEKLVNLSLLVRDQMEKSFIGLKERDKNLCKEVIDRDDLIDEKSIELEKEALQVIATQDPKAESLRVISAILFDNIDLERMADHCVDIAEITMTIADEPHLKPLIDLPRMKDICIKMLDNAIKGFLEKDTELCRITIEDDDILDDLNSQIFRELLTYMLEDPKNIKRANALLQISQHYERIGDHITNLCERAIYAFEGKLIKTNPHKPRY; from the coding sequence ATGAGTGAAATCTTAGATAAAAAAATTTTAGATTTAAAAGAGAAATTAGTTAATCTCTCACTTCTTGTGAGAGATCAAATGGAAAAATCTTTTATAGGATTAAAAGAAAGAGATAAAAATTTGTGTAAAGAAGTTATCGATAGGGATGATTTGATTGATGAAAAATCAATTGAACTTGAAAAAGAGGCTCTTCAAGTAATTGCAACACAAGACCCAAAAGCAGAGAGCCTGAGAGTAATAAGTGCAATCCTCTTTGACAATATAGATCTTGAAAGGATGGCTGATCACTGTGTTGATATAGCAGAAATAACAATGACAATCGCAGATGAGCCACATTTAAAACCTTTAATTGATTTGCCAAGAATGAAAGATATTTGTATTAAAATGCTTGATAATGCAATTAAAGGATTTTTAGAAAAAGACACTGAATTATGTAGAATAACAATTGAAGATGATGATATTTTAGATGATTTGAACTCACAAATTTTTAGAGAACTATTAACATATATGCTCGAAGATCCAAAAAACATAAAAAGAGCAAATGCTTTACTTCAAATAAGTCAACATTATGAAAGAATCGGAGATCACATAACAAATTTATGCGAAAGAGCAATTTACGCTTTTGAGGGAAAACTTATAAAGACAAACCCCCATAAACCAAGATATTAA
- the pstB gene encoding phosphate ABC transporter ATP-binding protein PstB, whose amino-acid sequence MENVILSIKNLSAYFGDNKVLNEINLDIYKNKITSILGPSGCGKTTFIRCLNRLHELVPNAKVEGEILLNGEDIYKMDPMIVRQKIGMVFQKPNPFPTMSIYDNVIAGYILTGIKLSKEEKDRIVEDSLKKSGLWDEVKDNLFKRGVFLSGGQQQRLCIARALAMNPEILLLDEPTSALDPISTLRIEELMIELKKSVTIILVTHNIGQAGRVSDYTAFFYLGELIEYGKTTDLFTVPKNKKTEEYLLGKIG is encoded by the coding sequence ATGGAAAATGTAATATTATCTATTAAAAACCTATCAGCATATTTTGGAGATAATAAAGTTTTAAATGAAATTAATTTAGATATCTATAAAAATAAAATAACCTCAATTTTAGGACCATCTGGTTGTGGTAAAACAACTTTTATTAGATGTTTAAATAGGTTACACGAACTTGTGCCTAATGCAAAAGTTGAGGGTGAAATTCTTTTAAATGGAGAAGATATATATAAAATGGATCCTATGATTGTAAGACAAAAAATAGGAATGGTTTTTCAAAAACCAAATCCCTTTCCCACAATGTCTATTTATGATAATGTAATTGCAGGATATATTTTAACAGGAATTAAACTCTCAAAAGAAGAAAAGGATAGAATTGTTGAAGATTCTCTTAAAAAAAGTGGACTTTGGGATGAAGTTAAAGATAATCTTTTTAAAAGAGGAGTATTTCTTTCTGGAGGACAACAACAAAGATTATGTATAGCAAGAGCACTTGCAATGAATCCAGAAATTTTACTATTAGATGAACCAACATCTGCGCTTGATCCAATTTCAACTCTTAGAATTGAGGAATTAATGATTGAACTTAAAAAAAGTGTTACAATTATTTTAGTAACTCATAATATTGGACAGGCAGGTAGAGTTTCTGATTATACTGCTTTCTTTTATCTTGGTGAACTTATTGAGTATGGAAAAACAACGGATCTCTTTACAGTACCAAAAAATAAAAAAACAGAAGAGTATCTTTTAGGAAAAATTGGATGA
- the pstA gene encoding phosphate ABC transporter permease PstA, translating to MNKLDYINKKRVIKDKIFKKFVTILTFISIIPLFLIIYFVSIRGFRYLSLRFITSLPKPMGEAGGGIFNAIIGSFIIVGIAALISIPIGIIVGVFLSEYKETKFSEVVKILIDTLQGIPSIVIGIIGYIWIVKPLKHFSAISGSIALAIMMLPIIIKSTEEILNMVPQEIKEGAIALGAPYYRVVLKILLPYGFVGIFTGILLGISRIMGETAPLLFTAFGNQFLNLNIFKPMSTIPYVIFVYATSPYKEWHNQAFAASIILIIIVLSINLIGRALEKKWKM from the coding sequence ATGAATAAACTTGATTATATTAATAAAAAAAGGGTCATAAAAGATAAAATATTTAAAAAATTTGTAACAATTCTTACTTTTATCTCTATAATTCCTCTTTTCCTTATAATTTATTTTGTTTCTATAAGGGGTTTTAGATATCTTTCCTTAAGATTTATAACTTCTCTTCCTAAACCAATGGGAGAAGCTGGCGGTGGAATTTTTAATGCAATTATTGGTAGTTTTATAATAGTTGGAATTGCAGCATTAATTTCAATTCCAATTGGAATTATTGTTGGAGTTTTTCTATCAGAATACAAAGAGACAAAATTTAGTGAAGTTGTTAAAATTTTAATCGATACGCTTCAAGGTATACCATCTATTGTAATAGGTATAATAGGTTATATTTGGATTGTTAAACCACTAAAACACTTTTCTGCAATTTCAGGAAGTATAGCACTTGCAATTATGATGCTGCCAATAATTATCAAATCGACAGAAGAAATTTTAAATATGGTGCCTCAAGAGATAAAAGAAGGTGCAATTGCACTTGGTGCTCCATATTATAGGGTAGTTTTAAAAATTCTTTTACCTTATGGTTTTGTTGGAATTTTTACAGGAATACTTCTTGGTATTTCAAGAATTATGGGAGAAACTGCTCCGCTTTTATTTACTGCTTTTGGAAATCAATTCTTAAATTTAAATATTTTTAAACCAATGAGTACAATTCCATATGTAATTTTTGTTTATGCAACAAGTCCATATAAGGAGTGGCACAATCAAGCATTTGCAGCCTCGATCATTTTGATTATAATTGTATTATCTATTAATTTAATAGGAAGGGCTTTAGAGAAGAAATGGAAAATGTAA
- the pstC gene encoding phosphate ABC transporter permease subunit PstC: MKVDRVFKIILISGGFLMVILLSAIFLSLVFSSISSLKEYGIRFLFTKEWDPVNLKFGAVPFIIGTLLTSFISLLITIPFSLSISIYLSELLKNRTISKLLQTLIELIAGIPSVIVGLWGLFILAPIIRNIQAKLGIQPIGVGIFTASLILSIMIIPYSASIGKEVLSLVPIEVKEGAISLGATEFEVIKGILIPTSFKGIFGGFLLSFGRAFGETMAVTMVIGNANRIPKSIFSPGQTMASLIANEFTEATSILHLSSLIEIGLILFIISVLINILGRVIIRKVTF; the protein is encoded by the coding sequence ATGAAGGTTGACAGGGTCTTTAAAATAATTTTAATTTCAGGTGGATTTTTAATGGTAATTTTACTCTCAGCAATTTTCCTATCTCTTGTCTTCTCTTCAATTTCTTCTCTTAAAGAATATGGAATACGCTTTTTGTTCACAAAAGAGTGGGACCCTGTCAACCTAAAATTTGGAGCAGTTCCATTTATTATTGGAACACTTTTAACTTCATTTATATCTCTTTTAATTACTATACCTTTCTCGCTTTCAATCTCTATTTATCTTTCAGAATTATTAAAAAATAGAACAATATCAAAATTACTTCAAACTCTTATTGAATTAATTGCAGGAATACCATCTGTAATAGTTGGATTATGGGGTCTTTTTATTTTAGCACCTATTATAAGAAACATTCAAGCAAAATTAGGAATTCAACCAATTGGAGTTGGAATTTTTACCGCTTCTCTTATTCTTTCAATTATGATAATTCCATATTCTGCATCAATAGGAAAGGAAGTATTATCTCTTGTTCCAATAGAGGTAAAAGAAGGAGCAATTTCACTTGGTGCAACAGAGTTTGAAGTTATAAAAGGAATTTTAATTCCAACATCATTTAAAGGAATTTTTGGTGGATTTCTTCTTTCATTTGGAAGGGCTTTTGGAGAAACAATGGCTGTTACAATGGTAATAGGAAATGCAAATAGAATTCCAAAAAGCATATTTTCTCCTGGACAAACTATGGCAAGTTTAATAGCAAATGAATTTACAGAAGCAACCTCTATATTACATCTTTCCTCATTAATTGAAATAGGTTTAATACTATTTATTATTTCTGTTTTAATTAATATTTTAGGAAGAGTCATTATAAGAAAGGTTACATTTTAA
- the pstS gene encoding phosphate ABC transporter substrate-binding protein PstS encodes MKKFVLSIIILGLVVSLISLTACKKEGKSEPVELLGAGATFPQPLYIKWFDYYYTKTNGLVKVNYQGIGSGGGIQQLIEKVVDFGASDAPMNEDEEKRAGAEVIHIPVALGAVVVTYNLPNNPKLKLTGDVVADIFMGKITKWNDPRIQSLNPEVTLPNLDITVAHRSDGSGTTYVFSDYLSKVSESWKKEMGVGKSLNWKVGLGGKGNPGVAGIVQQTLGAIGYVELIYAEQNGMQYAMIKNKSGKFVDANLKSISASANVSLPKHTKVSITDTDNPDGYPISSFTWIIVYKEQNYGGRNYNRVKALVELLKWMNSEEAQEINEQLLYAKIPEAVRKINVENIKSITFDGKEVK; translated from the coding sequence ATGAAAAAGTTTGTTTTAAGCATCATTATTTTAGGTTTGGTAGTATCACTCATTTCTCTAACTGCTTGTAAAAAAGAAGGAAAGAGTGAGCCTGTTGAACTTTTGGGAGCAGGAGCAACATTTCCTCAACCACTTTATATAAAATGGTTTGATTATTATTACACAAAGACAAATGGTTTAGTTAAAGTTAATTATCAAGGAATAGGTTCAGGTGGTGGTATTCAACAATTAATTGAAAAAGTTGTTGATTTTGGTGCATCAGATGCTCCAATGAATGAAGATGAAGAGAAAAGAGCAGGAGCAGAAGTAATTCATATTCCTGTTGCGCTTGGTGCAGTTGTTGTAACTTATAATCTACCTAATAATCCAAAATTAAAACTTACAGGTGATGTTGTTGCTGATATATTTATGGGAAAAATAACAAAATGGAATGATCCACGAATTCAATCTCTTAATCCAGAAGTTACATTACCCAATTTAGATATAACAGTTGCTCATAGATCTGATGGAAGTGGAACAACATATGTTTTTAGTGATTATCTTTCAAAAGTTAGTGAATCTTGGAAAAAAGAAATGGGGGTCGGAAAATCTCTAAATTGGAAAGTTGGTTTAGGTGGAAAAGGAAATCCTGGAGTTGCGGGTATAGTTCAACAAACATTAGGTGCCATAGGATATGTTGAACTTATTTATGCAGAACAAAATGGTATGCAATATGCTATGATCAAAAATAAATCTGGTAAATTTGTTGATGCAAATTTAAAATCAATTTCTGCCTCTGCTAATGTTTCTCTTCCAAAACATACAAAAGTTTCAATTACTGATACAGATAACCCAGATGGATATCCTATATCAAGTTTCACTTGGATTATTGTCTATAAAGAACAAAATTATGGTGGAAGAAACTACAATAGAGTAAAAGCACTTGTTGAATTATTAAAATGGATGAATAGTGAAGAAGCTCAAGAGATTAATGAACAACTTCTTTATGCAAAAATTCCGGAAGCAGTTAGAAAAATTAACGTAGAAAATATTAAAAGTATAACATTTGATGGAAAAGAGGTTAAATAG
- a CDS encoding ATP-binding protein, with protein MKRSNLEKRLIRQILISLLISFIFIISVSTFYIRREFIKSYELNLIMIANSISEEIKKFHKENRINEIDSFIKSIKILEGYRITIIDENGVVLGDSIFNIEFMDNHKSRPEVIEALNEKIGKSIRFSTTTNEDMLYIAVPINIDNKKVVIRTSLSLKELNRVIFTLISEITTISIISFLIGFYILYLYSKKIRESLNLINLKISKIIKGEFKDKIILKNEEFKEIDENINILGEKIENLLDQVDINKDRLNSILTSTDEVIFVVDQQGIITFANKKFEEFFNEKNFINKYYWSIIKDLDILTFIENGLKRDFFEKKEFEKLNGFYLISKSLIDKTKERIFTIFDITSIKKFEEIKRDFVKDASHELKTPITVIKGFIETIENEVKNKKYIEIIKRNIDRMINIINDLLTLSKLEEKKEIEMKEFDFKKTLQNILKIFEEKIKNKGLDLILDIKTKDTTILGDEFKIEQVLINLIDNAINYTDSGYIKISFYKDMENAYFEIEDSGIGIPKESLNRIFERFYVVDKSRSRKSGGTGLGLSIVKHIIILHKGKIEVESELGKGTKFKITLPQKLTEN; from the coding sequence TTGAAGAGGAGTAATTTAGAGAAAAGATTAATAAGACAAATTTTAATATCACTTCTCATCTCTTTTATTTTTATTATTTCAGTATCTACATTTTATATAAGAAGAGAGTTTATTAAAAGTTATGAATTAAATTTAATAATGATTGCTAATTCAATTTCTGAAGAGATAAAAAAATTTCATAAAGAAAATAGAATTAATGAAATTGATAGTTTTATAAAAAGCATAAAAATTTTAGAGGGATATAGAATAACAATAATAGATGAAAATGGAGTTGTTTTAGGTGATTCAATTTTCAATATAGAATTTATGGATAATCATAAAAGTAGACCTGAAGTTATAGAAGCATTAAATGAAAAAATAGGAAAATCAATAAGATTTTCAACAACAACAAATGAAGATATGCTTTATATAGCTGTTCCAATTAATATTGATAATAAAAAGGTAGTAATCAGAACAAGTTTATCATTAAAAGAATTAAATAGGGTTATATTCACCCTAATTTCTGAAATAACAACAATTTCAATTATCTCTTTTCTAATTGGTTTTTATATTTTATATCTCTATTCAAAAAAAATTAGAGAATCTCTTAATCTTATAAATTTAAAAATTTCAAAAATTATCAAAGGAGAATTTAAAGATAAAATTATATTAAAAAATGAAGAATTTAAAGAGATCGATGAAAATATAAATATACTTGGAGAAAAAATAGAGAATTTATTAGATCAAGTTGATATTAATAAGGACAGGTTAAACTCAATTCTCACTTCAACAGACGAAGTTATATTTGTTGTTGATCAGCAAGGTATAATAACATTTGCAAATAAAAAATTTGAGGAGTTTTTTAATGAAAAAAACTTTATTAATAAATATTATTGGTCAATAATTAAAGATTTGGATATTCTTACCTTTATTGAAAATGGTTTAAAAAGAGATTTTTTTGAGAAAAAAGAGTTTGAAAAATTAAATGGGTTTTATTTAATATCAAAAAGTCTAATTGATAAAACAAAGGAGAGAATCTTTACAATTTTTGATATAACATCTATTAAAAAGTTTGAGGAAATTAAAAGAGATTTTGTTAAAGATGCATCACATGAATTGAAAACACCAATAACTGTAATAAAGGGCTTTATAGAAACAATAGAAAATGAAGTAAAAAATAAAAAATATATTGAAATAATAAAAAGAAACATAGACAGAATGATAAATATTATTAATGATCTTTTAACTCTTTCAAAACTTGAAGAAAAAAAAGAAATTGAGATGAAAGAATTTGATTTCAAAAAAACTCTTCAAAATATTCTAAAAATTTTTGAAGAAAAAATTAAAAATAAAGGTCTTGATCTTATATTAGATATAAAAACTAAAGATACTACCATTTTAGGGGATGAGTTTAAGATTGAGCAAGTTTTAATTAATTTAATTGATAATGCAATAAATTATACAGATAGTGGATATATAAAAATTAGTTTTTATAAAGATATGGAAAATGCATATTTTGAAATTGAAGACAGTGGAATTGGAATTCCAAAAGAGAGTTTAAATAGAATTTTTGAAAGATTTTATGTTGTTGATAAATCAAGATCAAGAAAAAGTGGAGGAACAGGTTTAGGTCTTTCAATTGTTAAACATATAATTATTCTTCATAAAGGTAAAATTGAAGTAGAGAGTGAATTAGGAAAAGGGACAAAATTTAAAATTACACTTCCTCAAAAATTAACAGAAAATTAA
- a CDS encoding response regulator transcription factor has product MNEKIGIVDDEKDILELIDINLKNSGYKTFLFENGESALKWVEKENFDLMIIDLMLPDIDGFELIKLIKNRSPQTPIIILTAKGSEIDKIVGFEIGGDDYIVKPFSVRELIARVKALLRRAKSKQDEEKIVINENFIIYPKKYEVYIDNEEINLTKTEFNILLTLYKRKGEVLTRDELLDILWGMDKIVIDRTIDVHIKHLRDKLKNFGSYIKNVRGVGYKFEEE; this is encoded by the coding sequence ATGAATGAAAAAATTGGAATTGTTGATGATGAAAAAGATATTTTAGAACTAATTGATATAAACTTAAAAAATTCTGGTTATAAAACTTTTCTTTTTGAAAATGGTGAAAGTGCTCTAAAATGGGTTGAAAAAGAGAATTTTGATCTTATGATAATTGATCTTATGCTTCCAGATATTGATGGCTTTGAGTTAATAAAATTAATAAAAAACAGATCACCGCAAACTCCAATAATAATATTAACAGCAAAAGGGAGTGAAATAGATAAAATAGTTGGCTTTGAGATTGGTGGTGATGATTATATAGTCAAACCATTTTCAGTAAGAGAATTAATTGCAAGAGTTAAAGCACTATTAAGAAGGGCAAAATCTAAACAAGATGAAGAGAAAATAGTAATAAATGAAAATTTCATAATTTATCCGAAGAAATATGAAGTTTATATAGATAATGAAGAGATAAATTTAACAAAAACTGAATTTAATATTTTGCTTACTTTATATAAAAGAAAGGGGGAAGTTCTTACAAGAGATGAACTTCTTGATATATTATGGGGAATGGATAAAATAGTTATAGACAGGACAATAGATGTACATATAAAACACTTGAGAGATAAATTAAAAAATTTTGGAAGTTATATAAAAAATGTAAGAGGAGTAGGATATAAATTTGAAGAGGAGTAA